From one Lycium barbarum isolate Lr01 chromosome 6, ASM1917538v2, whole genome shotgun sequence genomic stretch:
- the LOC132599466 gene encoding protein SENSITIVE TO PROTON RHIZOTOXICITY 2 produces the protein MIQGTTSSTPCFPNGTNPQNLPLYAPIHHHNIQEDVFSSCSSSLVYNSHQPNSFLFNLSLLKEKVHQVQSLATMFISPDNQTIIHQPPESMSVAIANMGTLIQEIITIASSLMFSCQNMALDPSSVSQNSSRFLEPSQIKIQDDGHGQLDHFLQGYFWYEENYNSCNTHEDIKNHSSTNNNIATISHDHNNKLLSSSTTNGKVVNEENYDIIELDAADLLAKYTHYCQVCGKGFKRDANLRMHMRAHGDEYKSSAALSNPLKKNSDLTNDEMSKLSKIKYSCPQEGCRWNRRHVKFQPLKSMVCVKNHYKRSHCPKMYVCKRCSKKNFSVLSDLRTHEKHCGDLKWQCSCGTTFSRKDKLMGHVSLFVGHTQLIVNSLPKKEGLG, from the coding sequence ATGATTCAAGGGACAACAAGTAGTACTCCATGTTTCCCTAATGGTACTAATCCACAAAACTTACCATTATATGCACCTATTCATCATCATAATATTCAAGAAGATGTgttttcttcttgttcttcttctctAGTCTATAATTCTCATCAACcaaattcttttcttttcaatttaTCCCTTCTCAAAGAGAAGGTTCATCAAGTTCAATCACTTGCCACCATGTTTATTTCTCCAGATAATCAAACGATAATCCACCAACCACCTGAGTCAATGTCTGTGGCCATCGCGAATATGGGAACTTTGATCCAAGAAATCATCACGATTGCTTCTTCTCTcatgttttcttgccaaaatatgGCCCTTGACCCCAGTTCAGTCAGCCAGAATTCAAGTAGATTTCTCGAACCATCCCAAATCAAGATTCAAGATGATGGTCATGGTCAACTTGATCATTTTCTTCAAGGTTATTTTTGGTATGAAGAGAATTACAATTCCTGTAACACACATGAAGATATCAAAAATCATAGTAGTACTAATAATAATATTGCCACTATTAGTCATGATCATAATAATAAATTATTGAGTAGTAGTACTACAAACGGGAAAGTTGTGAATGAAGAaaattatgatattattgagttgGATGCAGCTGATTTATTGGCAAAGTACACACACTATTGCCAAGTTTGTGGGAAAGGGTTTAAAAGGGATGCAAATTTGAGAATGCATATGAGGGCTCATGGAGATGAATACAAGTCTAGTGCTGCATTGAGTAATCCCTTGAAGAAGAACAGTGATTTAACAAATGATGAAATGTCAAAATTGAGTAAAATTAAATATTCTTGCCCACAAGAAGGTTGCAGGTGGAACCGGAGACACGTCAAATTTCAGCCATTGAAATCAATGGTGTGTGTCAAGAATCACTACAAGAGAAGCCATTGTCCTAAAATGTATGTTTGCAAGAGATGCAGCAAGAAGAATTTCTCTGTGTTGTCTGATCTTAGAACTCATGAGAAGCATTGTGGTGACTTGAAATGGCAGTGCTCATGTGGTACTACTTTTTCAAGAAAAGATAAGCTAATGGGACATGTTTCTTTGTTTGTTGGACACACTCAACTTATTGTAAACTCATTGCCTAAGAAAGAAGGTCTTGGCTAG
- the LOC132600484 gene encoding pheophorbide a oxygenase, chloroplastic yields MASSSSLLLVSPPPTPQILSLSSLPSLHTKTQNFLGFKRTKKRLSPLKVVAPQTTTTPSTNDQDSKSSDLHEVNTQDDEQDSSSKFSWRDNWYPVSLIEDLDPSLPTPFQLLNRDLVLWFDKSNSQWVAFDDKCPHRLAPLSEGRIDENGDLQCSYHGWSFDGCGSCTRIPQAASEGPEAKAFQSPRACATRFPTMVSQGLLFIWPDENGWERAQATKPPMLPEEFDKPEFATVTIQRDLFYGYDTLMENVSDPSHIDFAHHKVTGRRDRAKPLPFKMEASGPWGFAGANNDKPKISAKFVAPCYSMNKIEIDTKLPIVGDQKWVIWICSFNVPMAPGKTRSIVCSARNFFQFTVPGPAWWQVFPRWQEHWTSNLVYDGDMIVLQGQEKIFLSKSKDGTDVNKEYTKLTFTPTQADRFVLAFRNWLRRHGNSEPEWFGSTDNQPLPSTVLSKRQMMDRFEQHTLKCSSCRNAYYTFEKLQKFLIGAVVVCCATSGIPADANLRIILGSIAILSAGLAYILHELQKNFVFVDYVHAEID; encoded by the exons atggcttcttcttcttctctgttACTAGTCTCTCCACCACCAACTCCTCAAATACTTTCACTTTCTTCTCTCCCTTCACTCCACACTAAAACCCAAAATTTTCTTGGAtttaaaagaacaaaaaaaagattATCTCCTCTTAAAGTAGTTGCAccccaaacaacaacaacaccttcAACTAATGATCAAGATTCAAAATCTAGTGATCTTcatgaagtaaatacacaagaTGACGAACAAGATTCTTCCTCGAAATTCTCATGGAGAGATAATTGGTACCCTGTTTCACTAATTGAAGATCTTGATCCCAGTTTACCAACCCCATTTCAGTTACTAAATCGGGATTTAGTTCTTTGGTTTGATAAATCTAACTCTCAATGGGTTGCTTTTGATGACAAATGCCCTCATCGTCTTGCTCCTTTATCT GAAGGGAGAATAGATGAAAATGGGGATTTGCAGTGTTCATATCATGGATGGTCATTTGATGGATGTGGGTCATGTACAAGGATTCCTCAAGCTGCATCTGAAGGACCTGAAGCTAAAGCTTTTCAGTCTCCAAGGGCATGTGCTACTAGATTTCCAACTATGGTTTCTCAAGGACTACTCTTTATCTGGCCTGATGAGAATGGTTGGGAAAGAGCTCAAGCAACTAAGCCCCCTAT GTTGCCTGAAGAATTTGATAAGCCTGAGTTTGCAACAGTGACAATTCAGCGCGATTTGTTTTATGGATATGACACTCTCATGGAGAACGTATCTGATCCTTCTCACATTGATTTTGCGCATCACAAG GTTACTGGAAGGCGAGATAGAGCCAAGCCGTTGCCATTCAAGATGGAGGCATCTGGACCTTGGGGTTTTGCTGGTGCAAACAATGATAAACCAAAAATTAGTGCAAAATTTGTCGCACCTTGCTACTCCATGAATAA AATAGAGATCGACACGAAGCTTCCGATCGTGGGTGATCAGAAGTGGGTGATATGGATTTGTTCCTTTAATGTACCAATGGCACCAGGAAAGACCCGGTCAATTGTTTGTAGTGCTCGAAACTTCTTCCAATTTACAGTGCCCGGGCCTGCTTGGTGGCAG GTTTTCCCAAGATGGCAAGAACACTGGACCTCAAATCTGGTGTATGATGGGGATATGATTGTTCTTCAAGGTCAAGAAAAGATCTTTCTTTCAAAGTCAAAGGATGGTACTGATGTCAACAAGGAGTATACGAAACTCACATTTACACCCACTCAAGCTGATCGTTTCGTCTTGGCATTTCGAAATTGGCTTAGACGGCATGGCAATAGTGAACCTGAATGGTTTGGTAGCACAGACAACCAACCACTGCCATCTACTGTCTTATCCAAACGCCAG ATGATGGACAGATTCGAGCAACATACACTCAAGTGTTCATCTTGCAGAAATGCTTACTACACATTTGAGAAATTGCAGAAGTTTCTGATTGGCGCGGTCGTGGTGTGTTGTGCAACTTCAGGCATTCCTGCTGATGCTAATCTACGCATTATCTTGGGTTCAATAGCAATTTTAAGTGCTGGATTGGCATACATTCTACACGAACTGCAGAAGAATTTCGTCTTTGTTGATTATGTACATGCAGAAATTGACTAG
- the LOC132600485 gene encoding uncharacterized protein LOC132600485, with translation MSRKRNVIVATGLLVFVSGGLSFPFYMATRSSRATPLIDSSKPLPPQATFRGPYINTGSRDIGPDHRTYPKK, from the exons ATGTCTCGCAAGCGCAATGTCATTGTTGCCACAGGCTTGCTAGTATTTGTATCTGGCGGCTTATCCTTTCCATTTTACATGGC GACAAGATCGTCAAGGGCAACTCCATTGATTGATTCATCAAAGCCGTTGCCACCACAGGCAACCTTTCGTGGGCCTTACATCAACACAGGGTCGCGTGATATTGGACCTGATCATCGAACTTACCCCAAGAAATAA